GCAAGAGGGATTAAGTTCATTATTGGGCGCAAAAGTAACTCTCAATCATACCACGACAGGTCGTGGCGAAATAAAAATTAACTATGAAACAGAGGAAGAACTTAATCGGCTTTTAGAACAATTTTCTCAACTGAAAAAAACAAGCCAAGAGGAAAGTTATGACCTTCTTTGAAAGCTTGAATTTACTTGCCACAGGCTTGTATAATCCTGCTTCTGTATATACCTCAGCGCAAGAACTGCTTTTTTTCGGAAAAAATAAGTGGATTGCAGCTTTTTTAGCTTTTTGGGGGGGAGCTATAGGCTTACATCGTTTTTATATGGGGCACTATAAAGCAGGTCTATTTTATCTTTTTTGTACAATACTAACTCTTTATGCATTACAGTTTATTGCCACAGGCAAAAGTACATTTGCGTTACTTTTTATGAGTTTATTTCTCTTTTACCTTGTTGTTGGTTTGATTGGGCGAATAACGAACCTAAAAATTTACTTTGAACCTTTACAAGAAATGGTATTAGCATTGATGTTTATACCCATAGTGTTGGCTTTTTTGTGGTTAGGTTTGATTATTGTTTTTTCAGGTTTTT
The DNA window shown above is from Bacteroidia bacterium and carries:
- a CDS encoding TM2 domain-containing protein; this encodes MNLLATGLYNPASVYTSAQELLFFGKNKWIAAFLAFWGGAIGLHRFYMGHYKAGLFYLFCTILTLYALQFIATGKSTFALLFMSLFLFYLVVGLIGRITNLKIYFEPLQEMVLALMFIPIVLAFLWLGLIIVFSGFSVYLVLAGTIFTLFSLFISFRYATSSRRDFIERFYKNRSIWH